A genomic window from Aethina tumida isolate Nest 87 chromosome 4, icAetTumi1.1, whole genome shotgun sequence includes:
- the LOC109606114 gene encoding protein transport protein Sec61 subunit beta, which produces MPAPASSTTVGSSSRSPSKAVAPRSSTGGTVRQRKTTSSSSGVAKRSAGAASGMWRFYTDDSPGIKVGPVPVLVMSLLFIASVFMLHIWGKYTRS; this is translated from the exons atg CCTGCCCCAGCGAGTTCGACAACCGTGGGTTCGAGCAGCAGATCGCCCTCGAAAGCTGTGGCCCCCAGATCTTCCACAGGGGGCACCGTGAGGCAAAGGAAGACCACCTCCAGCAGCAGTGGAGTCGCTAAAAGGAGCGCAGGGGCCGCCAGCGGTATGTGGAGATTTTACACCGACGATTCTCCCGGCATCAAAGT tGGACCAGTTCCAGTTCTTGTGATGTCCCTCTTGTTCATCGCTTCAGTGTTTATGCTACACATCTGGGGCAAATACACCAGGTCTTag
- the LOC109602089 gene encoding uncharacterized protein LOC109602089, with the protein MYYFAKFCRICIQTDVTLLDIDTLDFDEVKLSEKLRLCAKMVVGRESLSTEICLQCVIKLRISYQFQLMCRKSSKILQGYLEELIGPGKIDPDTFVSSDLIVSVTPISNVPESPCKRKQRISKEQRCSLLKKLLTQNDTTNKNDLRKYTHPYDDGGGLRNIINFTRNYEFTCGNKDKTSLDKLTEFSQDFFKHDFSDFRNTILYIIENKDAESDDDDLFDDYNEEDEFKFDPVNIKQEIPDCENNSCTESTDGEIDNKFVEPEIEIKEEESTFSFLKDCTDHKNNNSQNAMQLLDQLVNNYSTGQRKSFSPTSVRCRTRNNPYISPSLKQQFLYRNFKCNRCDRYFKSPGYLKAHKTKVHLQH; encoded by the exons atgtattatttcgCCAAATTCTGTCGTATCTGCATCCAGACCGACGTTACTTTGCTGGACATCGATACGCTGGACTTTGACGAGGTTAAATTGAGCGAAAAACTACGATTGTGTGCCAAAatg GTTGTCGGAAGAGAAAGTCTGTCGACCGAAATATGTTTACAGTGCGTGATAAAGCTTCGAATTTCTTACCAGTTTCAATTGATGTGCAGGAAATcctcaaaaatattacaagGATATTTGGAAGAGTTAATTGGTCCAGGAAAAATCGACCCCGACACTTTCGTCTCGTCTGATCTCATTGTCTCAGTTACTCCAATCTCAAATGTTCCTGAATCTCCATGCAAAAGGAAACAAAGAATAAGCAAAGAACAAAGATGCTCACTACTCAAAAAACTACTCACTCAAAATGacacaacaaacaaaaacgACCTAAGAAAGTACACACATCCCTATGATGATGGAGGGGGactaagaaatataataaactttacgCGTAACTACGAATTCACCTGCGGCAACAAAGACAAAACGTCTTTGGACAAACTCACGGAATTCTCGCAGGATTTCTTCAAACATGACTTTTCCGACTTCCGCAACACGATCCTCTACATAATAGAAAACAAGGATGCCGAAAGCGACGACGACGATCTGTTCGACGACTACAACGAAGAGGACGAATTCAAATTCGACCCGGTCAACATAAAACAGGAAATTCCCGATTGCGAAAACAATTCGTGCACGGAAAGTACGGACGGAGAAATCGACAACAAATTCGTCGAGCCAGAAATCGAAATCAAAGAGGAGGAGTCCACGTTTAGCTTCTTAAAAGACTGCACTgatcacaaaaataataattcgcaAAACGCGATGCAACTATTAGACCAACTGGTCAACAATTACTCAACCGGCCAAAGAAAATCGTTCTCGCCGACAAGCGTGAGATGCAGAACAAGAAACAACCCCTACATAAGTCCCAGCTTGAAGCAACAGTTCCTCTACAGGAATTTCAAGTGCAATAGATGCGACAGGTACTTCAAAAGTCCCGGGTATCTCAAAGCTCACAAGACTAAAGTTCACCTGCAACACTGA